In one window of Zhihengliuella sp. ISTPL4 DNA:
- the paaC gene encoding 1,2-phenylacetyl-CoA epoxidase subunit PaaC, which translates to MTLRHAQGPRSAQGVDDVHGDAHGDVSVDELRLSEELAGAGTIAASADIAEYALWLGDDALILSQRLGAWISRAPELEEDVALGNIALDLLGHARSFLHFAGTWDGRSEDDLAYFRDEPEFRSAWIMEQPNGDFAQTIARQLVASVYLVELYTALRASSEPTFAAIAEKALKEVDYHRDHAVQWVLRLAGGTEESRRRMIRALADVWPYVDELFRDEPLIDRLGDAAVRPSILRAPFDAVIATVFAEAELTVPEVSASSAGGRNGAHATPFGHLLAEMQVLARRHPGASW; encoded by the coding sequence GTGACCCTTCGACACGCTCAGGGACCCCGCTCCGCTCAGGGAGTCGACGACGTGCACGGGGATGCGCACGGCGACGTCTCCGTGGACGAGCTGCGGCTCAGCGAGGAGCTCGCGGGCGCCGGCACGATCGCGGCGAGCGCCGACATCGCCGAATACGCCCTGTGGCTCGGCGACGACGCGCTCATCCTGTCGCAGCGGCTCGGCGCCTGGATCTCCCGGGCCCCCGAGCTGGAGGAGGACGTCGCGCTCGGGAACATCGCGCTCGACCTGCTCGGCCACGCCCGCTCCTTCCTGCACTTCGCGGGGACGTGGGACGGCCGGTCCGAGGACGACCTCGCCTACTTCCGCGACGAGCCCGAGTTCCGCAGCGCCTGGATCATGGAGCAGCCGAACGGCGACTTCGCGCAGACCATCGCGCGCCAGCTCGTCGCCTCGGTCTACCTCGTGGAGCTGTACACGGCCCTCCGCGCGAGCTCCGAGCCCACTTTCGCCGCCATCGCGGAGAAGGCCCTGAAGGAGGTCGACTACCACCGCGACCACGCCGTGCAGTGGGTGCTGCGGCTGGCGGGCGGGACGGAGGAGTCCCGACGCCGCATGATCCGCGCCCTCGCGGATGTGTGGCCCTACGTCGACGAGCTCTTCCGCGACGAGCCGTTGATCGACCGGCTCGGCGATGCGGCCGTGCGACCGTCGATCCTCCGCGCTCCGTTCGACGCGGTCATCGCCACCGTGTTCGCGGAGGCCGAGCTCACGGTGCCGGAGGTGTCGGCGTCGTCGGCGGGCGGCAGGAACGGCGCCCACGCGACCCCCTTCGGTCATCTCCTCGCCGAGATGCAGGTGCTGGCGCGGCGACACCCGGGGGCGTCATGGTGA
- the paaD gene encoding 1,2-phenylacetyl-CoA epoxidase subunit PaaD — MVTRTTADVEAQAWRIAASVPDPEVPVLTIEDLGVLRAVELRGERVVVDITPTYSGCPAMDTIRDDVVLALTAAGFADVEVRLVLSPAWTTDWMSDAGKQKLREYGIAPPSGRAAVPAGPIRLALSVRCPRCGSLDTREVSRFGSTSCKALYECRACLEPFDHFKVH; from the coding sequence ATGGTGACCCGGACAACCGCCGATGTGGAGGCTCAGGCCTGGCGGATCGCCGCGTCCGTGCCGGACCCGGAGGTGCCGGTCCTCACGATCGAGGACCTCGGCGTGCTGCGGGCGGTCGAGCTCCGCGGCGAGCGCGTGGTCGTCGACATCACGCCCACCTACAGCGGGTGCCCGGCCATGGACACGATCCGCGACGACGTGGTGCTCGCGCTCACGGCCGCCGGCTTCGCGGACGTCGAGGTGCGGCTCGTGCTCTCCCCCGCATGGACGACGGACTGGATGAGCGACGCTGGGAAGCAGAAGCTCCGGGAGTACGGGATCGCCCCGCCCAGCGGTCGCGCGGCCGTGCCCGCCGGTCCGATCCGACTCGCCCTCAGCGTGCGCTGCCCTCGCTGCGGCTCGCTCGACACCCGTGAGGTCTCCCGCTTCGGATCGACCTCGTGCAAGGCGCTGTACGAGTGCCGGGCCTGTCTGGAACCCTTCGACCACTTCAAGGTGCACTGA
- the paaE gene encoding 1,2-phenylacetyl-CoA epoxidase subunit PaaE, producing the protein MSLFSPAPATTSAAVPASPARARNRARFHTLEVEDVRPLTDDSVEVTFTVPAELADDYDHLPGQYVALRTTLDGVEVRRSYSLCRAPEHRTDGRPTRLSVAVKRDEGGVFSTWAQTGLHPGFRIDVMSPQGTFTSGLDDLEEKHVVGIAAGSGITPLMALAHTVLSRSRTSRFTLLYTNRSTLDVMFLEDLADLKDRYPTRLTLHHVLSREQRTAPVLSGRIDEPKLRTILDALIDPADVDEWFLCGPLALVDLCREVLADVGVPREHVRFELFTTGDEPVRAARPVTVRSGEKTVRIEVNLDGVSSTVESPVAARESVLNAALRVRPDAPFACAGGVCGTCRARVLEGSVTMTENYALEPDELERGYVLTCQSHPTSDRVVVDYDV; encoded by the coding sequence ATGTCGCTGTTCTCCCCGGCTCCGGCGACGACGTCGGCGGCCGTTCCCGCCTCTCCCGCCCGCGCACGGAACCGCGCCCGGTTCCACACGCTCGAAGTCGAGGACGTCCGTCCGCTCACCGACGACTCCGTCGAGGTGACCTTCACGGTGCCCGCCGAACTCGCCGATGACTACGACCACCTCCCCGGGCAGTATGTGGCGCTGCGGACGACGCTGGACGGCGTGGAGGTCCGGCGCTCCTATTCGCTGTGCCGGGCGCCCGAGCATCGTACCGACGGCAGGCCGACCCGCCTGAGCGTCGCGGTCAAGCGCGACGAGGGCGGGGTGTTCTCCACGTGGGCCCAGACCGGCCTGCACCCGGGTTTCCGCATCGACGTCATGAGCCCCCAGGGCACGTTCACCTCCGGTCTCGACGATCTGGAGGAGAAGCACGTCGTCGGCATCGCGGCCGGCTCCGGGATCACGCCGCTGATGGCTCTTGCCCACACCGTGCTCTCCCGGTCACGGACCTCGCGGTTCACGCTGCTCTACACGAACCGCTCGACACTGGACGTGATGTTCCTGGAGGACCTCGCCGACCTCAAGGACCGCTATCCGACGAGGCTCACGCTGCACCACGTGCTGTCCCGCGAACAGCGCACCGCGCCGGTGCTCTCCGGCCGCATCGACGAGCCCAAGCTGCGGACGATCCTCGACGCGCTCATCGACCCGGCCGACGTGGACGAGTGGTTCCTGTGCGGACCGCTCGCGCTCGTCGACCTCTGCCGGGAGGTGCTGGCCGACGTGGGCGTGCCCCGCGAACACGTGCGCTTCGAGCTGTTCACGACCGGCGACGAGCCGGTGCGGGCCGCTCGGCCCGTCACAGTGCGCTCGGGCGAGAAGACGGTGCGGATCGAGGTGAACCTCGACGGCGTCTCGTCCACGGTGGAGAGCCCCGTCGCGGCGCGCGAGTCGGTGCTCAATGCCGCACTGCGGGTGCGCCCGGACGCCCCGTTCGCGTGCGCGGGCGGCGTCTGCGGCACCTGCCGCGCGCGCGTACTCGAGGGCAGCGTCACGATGACCGAGAACTACGCCCTGGAGCCCGACGAGCTGGAGCGCGGCTACGTGCTCACCTGCCAGTCCCATCCCACCAGCGACCGCGTGGTCGTGGACTACGACGTCTGA
- a CDS encoding enoyl-CoA hydratase/isomerase family protein, which yields MIDLAIADDVATVVLDAPAKLNALDEAALAELDAAYREAEAAGVRALLLRGEGRAFCAGRDISAVDPRDDDVLGYLGGRVTPLLQRMSRFPAPTFAVAHGACLGVGLGLLIATDVVYVAESAKIGSPFAALGATLDSGGHALFLDRLGPHKTLDLIYTGRLMSGTEAVRSGLFSQVFPDDEVLAAGRAAAAKAAHGATAAFRASKELVARIRDERLTLWESIDVENAAQAALCDTDDYREGFAAFQEKRKPEFRGR from the coding sequence GTGATCGATCTCGCCATCGCCGACGACGTCGCCACCGTGGTGCTCGACGCTCCCGCGAAGCTCAATGCCCTGGACGAGGCCGCCCTCGCGGAGCTCGACGCCGCGTACCGGGAAGCCGAGGCCGCCGGAGTGCGCGCACTGCTGCTCCGCGGCGAAGGACGGGCGTTCTGCGCCGGTCGGGACATCTCCGCCGTCGATCCGCGCGACGACGACGTGCTCGGCTACCTCGGCGGGCGGGTGACACCGCTGCTCCAGCGGATGTCCCGCTTCCCGGCGCCCACCTTCGCCGTCGCCCACGGGGCCTGCCTCGGCGTGGGGCTCGGGCTGCTCATCGCGACGGATGTGGTCTACGTCGCGGAGTCGGCGAAGATCGGCTCCCCGTTCGCGGCGCTCGGCGCGACCCTCGACTCCGGCGGGCACGCGCTGTTCCTCGACCGGCTCGGCCCGCACAAGACGCTCGACCTCATCTACACGGGCCGGCTCATGAGCGGCACCGAGGCGGTGCGCTCCGGCCTCTTCTCCCAGGTCTTCCCGGACGACGAGGTGCTCGCCGCCGGGAGGGCTGCTGCCGCGAAGGCCGCCCACGGCGCCACCGCCGCCTTCCGCGCGAGCAAGGAACTCGTCGCCCGTATCCGCGACGAGCGGCTGACCCTCTGGGAATCCATCGACGTCGAGAACGCCGCGCAGGCCGCCCTGTGCGACACCGACGACTACCGCGAGGGCTTCGCCGCGTTCCAGGAGAAGCGGAAGCCGGAGTTCCGCGGGCGCTGA
- a CDS encoding ATP-dependent DNA ligase produces the protein MLLSELVTTTDQVAATSSRLAKIEAIAALLRRADADDIAPLVGLLLATPRQGRLGVGWRGLTALAIDHNATPTLTIAEVDHAFDTLAHTSGSGSAGVRSGLLHDLAARATAPEWDFLTRAMLGELRTGALGGVLLDAIARAADAPAGTVRRAAMLSGDLGETALLALAGPEGALDEVGLRVGRPVLPMLAATAPTPTAALEITGRASVEYKLDGARIQVHRRGDDVGIYTRSLADVTHRLPEIVDVVRGLPAQEVILDGETLALDEDGGPRPFQETMSRFGADAARELALRPWFFDVLHVDGRDLLDEPLSVRQEVLAEVAGEWRMPGIVTDSAEEAERLSREALAAGHEGVLVKAVDAPYAAGRRGRSWVKVKPVLTFDLVVLGAEWGSGRRRGWLSNLHLGARDPEGDFGDPGGFVMVGKTFKGLTDALLRWQTDEFPAHETHRSASTVFLRPELVVEIAIDGVQRSPRYPGGLALRFARVKGYRPDKTAAEADTIQMLLALRRGAADDA, from the coding sequence ATGCTGCTCTCGGAGCTCGTCACCACCACCGATCAGGTCGCCGCGACCTCGTCCCGCCTGGCCAAGATCGAGGCGATCGCGGCGCTGCTCCGCCGGGCGGACGCCGACGACATCGCGCCTCTCGTCGGCCTGCTCCTCGCCACGCCGCGCCAGGGTCGCCTCGGCGTGGGCTGGCGGGGGCTGACGGCTCTCGCGATCGATCACAACGCGACTCCGACGCTGACCATCGCGGAGGTCGACCACGCCTTCGACACCCTCGCGCACACCTCCGGCTCCGGATCGGCCGGTGTCCGCAGCGGCCTCCTGCACGACCTCGCCGCCCGCGCGACGGCCCCCGAATGGGACTTCCTGACGAGAGCCATGCTCGGGGAGCTCCGCACCGGAGCACTGGGCGGCGTGCTGCTCGACGCGATCGCCCGGGCCGCCGACGCGCCGGCCGGGACCGTGCGACGAGCCGCCATGCTCTCCGGCGACCTCGGCGAGACGGCGCTGCTCGCGCTCGCCGGTCCCGAAGGAGCGCTCGACGAGGTCGGGCTCCGAGTGGGACGCCCCGTGCTCCCCATGCTCGCGGCCACCGCGCCGACGCCCACGGCCGCCCTGGAGATCACCGGTCGCGCCTCGGTCGAGTACAAGCTCGACGGCGCGCGGATCCAGGTGCACCGCCGCGGCGACGATGTCGGCATCTACACCCGGAGCCTCGCGGACGTCACCCACCGGCTGCCCGAGATCGTCGACGTCGTCCGCGGCCTTCCCGCGCAGGAGGTCATCCTCGACGGCGAGACCCTGGCGCTCGACGAGGACGGCGGTCCCCGCCCCTTCCAGGAGACGATGTCGCGGTTCGGTGCGGATGCGGCGCGCGAACTCGCCCTCCGGCCCTGGTTCTTCGACGTCCTGCACGTGGACGGCCGCGACTTGCTGGACGAGCCACTGTCGGTACGTCAGGAGGTCCTGGCCGAGGTCGCCGGTGAGTGGCGCATGCCCGGCATCGTCACCGACAGCGCGGAGGAGGCCGAGCGCCTGTCCCGAGAAGCCCTGGCGGCGGGCCACGAAGGCGTCCTCGTGAAGGCCGTGGATGCGCCGTACGCCGCCGGCCGCCGCGGCAGATCATGGGTGAAGGTGAAACCCGTCCTCACGTTCGACCTCGTCGTGCTCGGAGCCGAGTGGGGGTCGGGGCGCCGGCGCGGATGGCTGTCGAACCTGCACCTCGGCGCCCGGGACCCGGAGGGCGACTTCGGCGACCCTGGCGGTTTCGTGATGGTGGGCAAGACGTTCAAGGGCCTCACCGACGCGCTGCTGCGGTGGCAGACCGACGAGTTCCCGGCGCACGAGACCCATCGCTCGGCGTCGACGGTGTTCCTCCGGCCGGAGCTCGTGGTCGAGATCGCGATCGACGGGGTGCAGCGCTCGCCGCGCTACCCCGGGGGCCTCGCCCTCCGGTTCGCCCGGGTCAAGGGCTATCGTCCGGACAAGACCGCCGCAGAGGCCGACACGATCCAGATGCTCCTGGCCCTCCGGCGCGGCGCGGCGGACGACGCCTGA
- a CDS encoding phosphoribosyltransferase — MTDASIERETLTWDGFGAATRDLARNIIAAGFEPEVVVAIARGGLLPAGAIAYGLGVKNCGAINVEFYTGIGTVLDAPEVLPPELDMAYLDGRRVLLVDDVADSGRTLALAVQLLQEKGADVRSVTIYTKPSTIIQPDFAWKDTDLWIDFPWSFRGTVRQEDEGLPPTA; from the coding sequence ATGACGGATGCATCGATCGAGCGCGAGACGCTCACCTGGGATGGCTTCGGCGCGGCAACGCGCGATCTGGCGCGGAACATCATCGCGGCGGGCTTCGAGCCGGAGGTCGTGGTCGCCATCGCCCGCGGCGGCCTGCTCCCGGCCGGGGCCATCGCGTACGGGCTCGGCGTGAAGAACTGCGGCGCGATCAATGTCGAGTTCTACACCGGCATCGGCACGGTGCTGGACGCCCCGGAGGTGCTGCCGCCAGAGCTCGACATGGCCTACCTCGACGGTCGCCGCGTGCTGCTCGTGGACGATGTCGCCGACTCCGGTCGCACGCTGGCGCTCGCGGTGCAGCTCTTGCAGGAGAAGGGCGCCGACGTCCGCTCGGTCACGATCTACACGAAGCCCTCGACGATCATCCAGCCGGACTTCGCGTGGAAGGACACCGACCTCTGGATCGACTTCCCCTGGTCGTTCCGTGGCACCGTACGCCAGGAGGACGAGGGGCTGCCTCCCACGGCCTGA
- a CDS encoding thiamine pyrophosphate-binding protein has protein sequence MPSVSAHVALTLAQHVDAVFGVMGNGNAYFLDALETQTDATFTAVRHEQGAVVAADAHFRASGRIAAGTSTYGAGFTNTITALAEAVQAHVPLVLVVGDEPTSGPRPWDVDQIALASAVGARTYTVGRTDAAATTVIAVEHALTYRVPVVLAIPYDVAALEAGAVPAAPAPRLPAPLAPRGDFAEGMLDEIAAALRDAERPFLLAGRGAWLAGAGEALGTLAAQTGALTASSALGRGIFPDARYDLGVTGGFGAERAMELVRTADVAVVFGASLNQFTMRFGDLFAPGTRVFQIDTAPAATHAHVGGFVRADARLAAEALVARLSSPSSPQHDTSGHDLGDAAGLAGVTPASGGVSGADSAVVPARPWRETVDVAAARAYEPGDELAPDGRLDPRSAARRIAELLPEDRVVVSDGGHFIGWANMYWPVAAPDRMMMIGTAFQSIGQGWPSVVGAALARRDATIVLTSGDGGGLMAIADLESAVRAAGGRGMAVVWNDAAYGAEVNLYGLKGLAEGPMRIPEVDFAAFGAAVGAEGVVVRTLDDLDRLATWAQEDPATRRFLVLDLRISGDVIAPYQQEIIRVNS, from the coding sequence ATGCCCTCCGTCTCCGCGCACGTCGCTCTCACCCTCGCCCAGCACGTCGATGCCGTCTTCGGCGTCATGGGCAACGGCAACGCCTACTTCCTCGACGCGCTCGAAACGCAGACCGACGCGACCTTCACCGCCGTCCGACACGAGCAGGGCGCGGTCGTCGCGGCCGACGCGCACTTCCGCGCCTCCGGCCGCATCGCTGCGGGCACGTCCACCTACGGCGCGGGCTTCACGAACACGATCACGGCGCTGGCCGAGGCGGTGCAGGCGCATGTGCCGCTCGTCCTCGTCGTCGGGGACGAGCCCACCTCGGGGCCGCGGCCCTGGGACGTGGACCAGATCGCCCTGGCCTCCGCGGTGGGCGCCCGCACCTATACCGTCGGCCGCACGGACGCTGCCGCGACCACCGTCATCGCCGTCGAGCACGCCCTCACCTATCGCGTGCCCGTGGTGCTCGCGATCCCCTACGACGTGGCCGCCCTCGAGGCAGGCGCGGTGCCGGCGGCCCCGGCTCCCCGGCTCCCCGCGCCGCTCGCCCCGCGCGGGGACTTCGCCGAGGGCATGCTCGACGAGATCGCCGCCGCCCTGCGGGACGCCGAGCGTCCGTTCCTCCTCGCCGGGCGCGGAGCCTGGCTGGCCGGCGCGGGCGAGGCTCTCGGCACCCTCGCCGCGCAGACCGGGGCCCTCACGGCCTCCTCCGCCCTCGGCCGCGGCATCTTCCCGGACGCGCGGTACGACCTCGGCGTCACCGGTGGCTTCGGCGCCGAGCGGGCGATGGAGCTCGTGCGGACGGCTGATGTCGCTGTCGTCTTCGGCGCGAGCCTGAACCAGTTCACGATGCGCTTCGGCGACCTCTTCGCCCCGGGCACCCGGGTCTTCCAGATCGATACCGCCCCGGCCGCGACCCACGCTCATGTCGGCGGCTTCGTGCGCGCCGACGCCCGCCTCGCCGCCGAGGCCCTCGTCGCCCGCCTCTCCTCCCCTTCCTCCCCCCAGCACGACACCTCCGGGCACGACCTCGGAGATGCCGCCGGACTCGCCGGGGTCACCCCCGCCTCCGGCGGCGTGTCGGGCGCGGACTCCGCAGTTGTGCCCGCCCGCCCGTGGCGGGAGACGGTCGATGTCGCCGCGGCCCGCGCGTACGAGCCGGGAGACGAACTCGCGCCGGACGGCCGCCTCGACCCGCGTTCCGCCGCGCGCCGGATCGCCGAGCTCCTCCCCGAAGACCGCGTCGTGGTGTCGGACGGCGGGCACTTCATCGGCTGGGCGAACATGTACTGGCCGGTCGCCGCGCCCGACCGGATGATGATGATCGGCACCGCGTTCCAGTCGATCGGACAGGGCTGGCCCAGCGTGGTGGGCGCGGCCCTCGCCCGTCGGGACGCGACCATCGTGCTCACCTCCGGCGACGGCGGCGGGCTCATGGCGATCGCCGACCTCGAATCGGCTGTGCGAGCCGCGGGCGGACGTGGCATGGCCGTGGTCTGGAACGACGCGGCCTACGGCGCCGAGGTCAACCTCTACGGACTGAAGGGCCTGGCCGAGGGGCCGATGCGCATCCCCGAGGTCGACTTCGCCGCGTTCGGGGCCGCGGTCGGCGCCGAGGGCGTCGTCGTGCGGACCCTCGACGACCTCGATCGTCTGGCCACCTGGGCTCAGGAAGATCCGGCGACGCGGCGCTTCCTCGTCCTCGACCTCCGGATCTCCGGCGACGTGATCGCGCCGTACCAGCAGGAGATCATCCGCGTGAACTCCTGA
- a CDS encoding PhzF family phenazine biosynthesis protein, translating to MTDAPEVLRYSAFAATPDGGNPAGVVLSADGLDEADMQRIATEVGYSETAFVQDAAADGSRFRVRYWSPAAEVPFCGHATVATAVALAERQGPGAVVFETAAGDVSMESFADADGRVTVSFTSVEPDVRDLDPAVRDQLLALLGMEPADLDPRFPVREAFAGNWHPIVFVADRELFHQFRFSPAEVAALMRAQGWPGTVTVLHAEDPAEIQARNLFPVGRITEDPATGSAAASVGAYLRAQGYPGDTVRIHQGAHVGRPSELRVAIPSAGGLVVSGGATRLP from the coding sequence ATGACGGATGCTCCCGAGGTCCTGCGCTACAGCGCCTTCGCCGCGACGCCGGACGGCGGCAATCCCGCCGGGGTCGTGCTCTCCGCGGACGGGCTCGACGAGGCGGACATGCAGCGGATCGCGACCGAGGTCGGCTACTCGGAGACCGCGTTCGTGCAGGACGCCGCGGCGGACGGCTCCCGCTTCCGGGTGCGGTACTGGTCGCCGGCCGCGGAGGTGCCCTTCTGCGGTCATGCGACGGTCGCGACCGCGGTGGCCCTCGCCGAGCGCCAGGGGCCGGGAGCGGTCGTGTTCGAGACCGCGGCCGGAGACGTGTCGATGGAGTCGTTCGCGGACGCGGACGGCCGGGTCACGGTGTCGTTCACGAGCGTGGAGCCGGACGTGCGCGACCTCGACCCCGCCGTGCGCGATCAGCTCCTCGCGCTGCTGGGCATGGAGCCGGCCGACCTGGACCCGCGCTTCCCGGTGCGCGAGGCGTTCGCGGGGAACTGGCATCCGATCGTCTTCGTCGCCGACCGGGAGCTCTTCCACCAGTTTCGTTTCTCCCCCGCCGAGGTCGCCGCCCTCATGCGCGCACAAGGCTGGCCGGGCACGGTGACGGTCCTGCACGCCGAGGATCCGGCCGAGATCCAGGCCCGCAACCTCTTCCCCGTGGGGCGCATCACGGAGGATCCGGCGACAGGGTCCGCGGCCGCTTCGGTCGGCGCCTATCTCCGCGCCCAGGGCTATCCGGGCGACACCGTCCGCATCCATCAGGGCGCCCACGTCGGTCGCCCGAGCGAACTCCGCGTCGCGATACCGTCCGCCGGCGGCCTCGTCGTCTCGGGCGGAGCCACGCGCCTCCCCTGA
- a CDS encoding VOC family protein produces the protein MDWKIELIFVPVSDVDRAKDFYVKIGFNADHDHVPYEGLRFVQMTPPGSACSIAFGTGLTTGLAPGEQNTIQVVVPDADEALAHLRGLGVEAEGVDEQDWGRFVRFDDPDGNTWTLQELPDYSAQG, from the coding sequence ATGGATTGGAAGATCGAACTCATCTTCGTGCCGGTCAGTGATGTCGACCGGGCGAAGGACTTCTACGTGAAGATCGGTTTCAACGCCGACCACGACCATGTGCCCTACGAGGGGCTGCGTTTCGTGCAGATGACGCCGCCGGGATCGGCCTGCTCGATCGCCTTCGGCACCGGGCTGACCACCGGTCTGGCGCCGGGGGAGCAGAACACCATCCAGGTGGTGGTCCCCGACGCCGACGAGGCTCTCGCGCACCTGCGGGGTCTCGGCGTGGAAGCCGAGGGCGTGGACGAGCAGGACTGGGGGCGTTTCGTGCGCTTCGACGACCCCGACGGCAACACCTGGACCCTGCAGGAGCTCCCGGACTACAGCGCCCAGGGGTGA
- a CDS encoding FAD-dependent monooxygenase — protein MQFHHHGYVSGDPRVQDAAGTGIDRPAALPDEVDVLIVGSGPAGMLLAAQMSQYPDITTRIIEKREGRLVLGQADGIQPRSVETFQAFGFAERIIAEAYNIGWMNFWGPDPEHPDQIVRTTRTADYAYDICEFPHLIVNQARVLDYFAEAAADGPGRIVPDYGVEFLGLTVHEVGEYPVEVRVRHVGEAEERVVRAKYVVGCDGARSGVRQAIGRTHVGASAAHAWGVMDVLVNTDFPDWRTKCAINSKAGNILHIPREGGYLSRMYIDLGEVAADDDHRVRQTPIEEIIRRANAILHPYTLDVKQVAWHSVYEVGHRVTDGFDDVDPGVDRSPRVFLTGDACHTHSAKAGQGMNVSMQDGFNLGWKLGSVLSGRAPEALLATYGAERRPVAQQLIDFDREWSSLMARKPEEISDPNELATYYLATAEFPSGFMTQYTSSMITGADAHQALAVGYPLGKRFKSAEVVRVGDGNVVHLGHHAKADGRWRVYAFGDRSGEALAAWAKEAAPVFARFTPTGADADAVFDVKAVYQQPFEEVEVTTTPELFQPKTGPLGLTDWEKVYAAGPSKWCGTDIFEARELSRDGVVIVVRPDQYVAAILPLDGVDELAGFLDGALLPAR, from the coding sequence ATGCAGTTCCACCACCACGGCTATGTGTCCGGAGACCCGCGCGTGCAGGACGCCGCCGGCACCGGGATCGACCGCCCCGCTGCCCTGCCCGACGAGGTCGACGTCCTCATCGTCGGCTCCGGGCCCGCGGGCATGCTGCTCGCGGCGCAGATGTCGCAGTACCCCGACATCACCACGCGCATCATCGAGAAGCGCGAGGGCCGCCTCGTCCTCGGACAGGCCGACGGCATCCAGCCCCGCAGCGTGGAGACCTTCCAGGCCTTCGGCTTCGCCGAGCGCATCATCGCCGAGGCCTACAACATCGGATGGATGAACTTCTGGGGTCCCGACCCCGAGCACCCCGATCAGATCGTGCGGACCACTCGCACCGCCGACTACGCCTACGACATCTGCGAATTCCCGCACCTCATCGTCAACCAGGCCCGCGTGCTGGACTACTTCGCCGAAGCGGCAGCGGACGGCCCCGGACGGATCGTGCCGGATTACGGCGTCGAGTTCCTCGGGCTCACCGTGCACGAGGTGGGCGAATACCCGGTCGAGGTGCGCGTCCGCCATGTCGGGGAAGCGGAGGAGCGCGTCGTCCGGGCGAAGTACGTGGTGGGCTGCGACGGAGCTCGAAGCGGCGTGCGGCAGGCGATCGGACGCACGCACGTCGGCGCGAGCGCCGCGCACGCCTGGGGCGTCATGGACGTGCTCGTCAACACCGACTTCCCGGATTGGCGCACGAAGTGCGCGATCAACTCGAAGGCCGGCAACATCCTGCACATCCCCCGGGAGGGCGGCTACCTCAGCCGCATGTACATCGATCTCGGTGAGGTCGCCGCGGACGACGATCACCGCGTGCGTCAGACGCCGATCGAGGAGATCATCCGGCGCGCCAACGCGATCCTCCACCCCTACACGCTCGATGTGAAGCAGGTCGCCTGGCACAGCGTCTACGAGGTCGGCCACCGTGTGACGGACGGCTTCGACGACGTCGATCCCGGCGTCGACCGCAGCCCGCGCGTCTTCCTCACCGGCGACGCCTGCCACACGCACAGCGCCAAGGCCGGCCAGGGGATGAACGTGTCGATGCAGGACGGCTTCAACCTCGGCTGGAAGCTCGGCTCCGTGTTGAGCGGCCGTGCGCCCGAGGCGCTGCTCGCCACGTACGGCGCCGAGCGTCGTCCCGTCGCGCAGCAGCTCATCGACTTCGACCGCGAGTGGTCCAGCCTCATGGCGCGCAAGCCGGAGGAGATCTCGGACCCGAACGAGCTGGCGACGTACTACCTCGCGACGGCCGAGTTCCCGTCCGGATTCATGACCCAGTACACGTCGTCCATGATCACCGGCGCCGACGCGCATCAGGCGCTCGCGGTCGGGTACCCGCTCGGCAAGCGCTTCAAGTCGGCGGAGGTCGTCCGGGTCGGGGACGGCAACGTCGTCCACCTCGGACACCACGCGAAGGCCGACGGCCGGTGGCGGGTCTACGCGTTCGGCGACCGGAGCGGGGAGGCACTCGCCGCATGGGCGAAGGAGGCGGCGCCCGTGTTCGCCCGCTTCACCCCGACGGGCGCCGACGCGGACGCCGTGTTCGACGTGAAGGCCGTGTACCAGCAGCCGTTCGAGGAGGTCGAGGTCACGACGACTCCCGAGCTCTTCCAGCCGAAGACCGGACCGCTCGGACTCACCGATTGGGAGAAGGTGTACGCCGCCGGGCCGAGCAAGTGGTGCGGAACGGACATCTTCGAGGCGCGGGAACTGTCCCGCGACGGCGTCGTGATCGTCGTGCGTCCGGACCAGTACGTCGCCGCGATCCTCCCGCTGGACGGCGTGGACGAGCTGGCGGGCTTCCTGGACGGGGCGCTGCTTCCCGCGCGCTGA